One stretch of Anolis sagrei isolate rAnoSag1 chromosome 11, rAnoSag1.mat, whole genome shotgun sequence DNA includes these proteins:
- the GLE1 gene encoding mRNA export factor GLE1 isoform X1 produces the protein MPSRELKMETVAALRRSRKGRLPYRRDWSPHAREFLEQHDRPPELSPYSGWVLEKMLSCSPKPRPVVVSPDDESALIHGLSSFTLDDSPDNQLVSTPLSTEAPSESQEPKNWKVSESAHETNKHSAPLSKSTGIDGLIRWHEEIQQLKVKEELNQRLELQEEVVKAASEEARELLKRFDELKELKRHQECQLLQQEIEKSNKEALGQQEKLKEEHRQRAKMVSRKLREAEQQRQRQEELDRLRREEGQERLRRLYSIQEEVLRINQQIGLNCKHKDLPGIDLSLYSNRGNQICGEVSGIVRTASERGLPTEADVSSADQVLLEMHQLISNMQHEVALALEKKRRQEEELAAAAMAAANERKEELKKQEQAKSKVPDHAGLRVKAEEKTMQWYQQLQKESAQCVAAFSRLANSKDSQDKKIKMDLQKAATIPVSQISTRAGSQLKEIFEKIHSLLSGKPVPCGGHNVSVTQHPEGLEFVYFKLAEKFVKQGEEEVASHHEATFPIAVVASGIWELHPRVGGLILAHLHKKCPYAVPFYPAMKEGTSLEEYQRILGYQVKDSNVEPQDNFLKRMSGMIRLYAAILQLQWPYRDRQGVHPHGLNHAWRWLAQMLNMEPLADVTATILFDFLEVCGNALMKQYQVQFWKMILLIKEEYFPRMEAITSPGEMGSLIRFKQFLEKCLQRKEVPLPKGFLPPSFWRS, from the exons ATGCCGTCGAGGGAGCTGAAGATGGAGACGGTGGCCGCCCTGCGGAGGAGCCGGAAGGGAAGGCTGCCCTACCGCCGCGACTGGAGCCCCCACGCCCGG GAATTTCTGGAGCAACATGACAGACCCCCTGAGCTGTCCCCTTACTCTGGCTGGGTGCTTGAGAAAATGCTTTCCTGTTCTCCAAAGCCGAGGCCAGTGGTTGTGTCGCCTGATGATGAATCTGCTCTCATCCATGGCCTGTCTTCTTTCACTCTTGACGATTCTCCTGACAACCAGTTGGTCTCTACACCTCTGTCAACAGAAGCCCCCAGTGAATCACAG GAGCCAAAGAATTGGAAGGTCTCAGAGAGTGCTCACGAAACCAACAAGCACAGTGCTCCTCTCTCCAAAAGCACAGGGATAGATGGCCTGATCCGGTGGCATGAGGAAATCCAGCAGTTGAAAGTGAAG GAAGAGCTGAATCAGCGGTTGGAGCTACAAGAGGAGGTGGTGAAGGCTGCCTCTGAGGAAGCAAGGGAGTTGCTCAAGCGCTTCGATGAGCTGAAGGAGCTGAAACGACATCAGGAGTGTCAGCTATTGCAACAAGAGATAGAGAAGAG CAACAAAGAAGCTTTAGGACAGCAGGAAAAGCTGAAGGAGGAGCATCGGCAGAGAGCAAAG aTGGTGAGCCGGAAACTGCGCGAAGCCGAACAGCAGCGCCAGCGGCAGGAGGAGCTGGACCGCCTTCGCCGCGAGGAGGGCCAGGAGCGATTGCGGCGCCTCTACTCCATCCAAGAGGAGGTCTTACGCATCAACCAGCAGATCGGTCTCAACTGTAAACACAAAGACTTGCCGGggattgacctctccctgtaCAGTAACCGCGGCAATCAGATCTGCGGGGAAGTGTCCGGGATTGTCCGCACGGCTAGTGAG AGAGGGTTACCCACAGAGGCAGATGTGTCCTCCGCCGATCAGGTACTCCTGGAAATGCATCAGTTGATTTCCAACATGCAGCACGAAGTTGCTTTGGCcctggaaaagaagaggaggcaggaggaggagttGGCAGCCGCAGCAATGGCAGCGGCGAATGAGCGGAAAGAGGAGTTGAAGAAACAGGAGCAGGCCAAATCCAAAGTTCCAGATCACG CAGGGCTTCGGGTGAAAGCAGAGGAGAAGACCATGCAGTGGTACCAGCAGCTGCAGAAAGAGTCCGCACAGTGCGTGGCCGCGTTCAGCCGGTTGGCCAACAGCAAAGACAGCCAG gacaaaaaaatcaaaatggacTTACAGAAAGCGGCCACTATCCCTGTTAGCCAGATTTCCACCCGCGCAG GTTCTCAGCTGAAAGAGATCTTTGAGAAGATCCATAGTCTCCTCTCAGGGAAACCCGTCCCCTGTGGTGGCCATAACGTCTCTGTCACTCAGCATCCCGAAGGCCTCGAGTTTGTTTATTTCAAGCTGGCAGAAAAGTTCGTG AAACAAGGCGAGGAGGAGGTTGCCTCTCACCACGAGGCCACTTTCCCCATTGCCGTGGTGGCCTCCGGCATCTGGGAGCTGCACCCGCGGGTGGGGGGCCTCATCTTGGCCCATTTGCACAAGAAGTGTCCTTATGCCGTGCCTTTCTACCCAGCCATGAAGGAAGGGACATCCCTGGAGGAATATCAGAG GATACTTGGCTACCAAGTGAAGGATTCAAACGTTGAGCCGCAGGATAACTTCCTGAAGCGCATGTCTGGCATGATCCGCCTGTATGCGGCTATACTACAACTGCAGTGGCCTTATAGAGATCGACAAGGG GTTCACCCACATGGCTTAAATCACGCGTGGCGATGGCTGGCacagatgttgaacatggagcCCCTGGCAGACGTCACGGCCACCATCCTGTTTGACTTCCTGGAG GTCTGTGGAAATGCTCTCATGAAGCAATATCAAGTCCAGTTTTGGAAGATGATCTTGCTCATTAAAGAAGAGTATTTCCCGAG GATGGAAGCAATTACAAGTCCTGGAGAAATGGGCTCCCTGATCAGATTCAAACAGTTCTTGGAG AAATGTTTGCAGCGGAAAGAAGTCCCTTTGCCGAAGGGTTTTCTGCCCCCGTCCTTCTGGAGGTCGTGA
- the GLE1 gene encoding mRNA export factor GLE1 isoform X2: MPSRELKMETVAALRRSRKGRLPYRRDWSPHAREFLEQHDRPPELSPYSGWVLEKMLSCSPKPRPVVVSPDDESALIHGLSSFTLDDSPDNQLVSTPLSTEAPSESQEPKNWKVSESAHETNKHSAPLSKSTGIDGLIRWHEEIQQLKVKEELNQRLELQEEVVKAASEEARELLKRFDELKELKRHQECQLLQQEIEKSNKEALGQQEKLKEEHRQRAKMVSRKLREAEQQRQRQEELDRLRREEGQERLRRLYSIQEEVLRINQQIGLNCKHKDLPGIDLSLYSNRGNQICGEVSGIVRTASERGLPTEADVSSADQVLLEMHQLISNMQHEVALALEKKRRQEEELAAAAMAAANERKEELKKQEQAKSKVPDHGLRVKAEEKTMQWYQQLQKESAQCVAAFSRLANSKDSQDKKIKMDLQKAATIPVSQISTRAGSQLKEIFEKIHSLLSGKPVPCGGHNVSVTQHPEGLEFVYFKLAEKFVKQGEEEVASHHEATFPIAVVASGIWELHPRVGGLILAHLHKKCPYAVPFYPAMKEGTSLEEYQRILGYQVKDSNVEPQDNFLKRMSGMIRLYAAILQLQWPYRDRQGVHPHGLNHAWRWLAQMLNMEPLADVTATILFDFLEVCGNALMKQYQVQFWKMILLIKEEYFPRMEAITSPGEMGSLIRFKQFLEKCLQRKEVPLPKGFLPPSFWRS; encoded by the exons ATGCCGTCGAGGGAGCTGAAGATGGAGACGGTGGCCGCCCTGCGGAGGAGCCGGAAGGGAAGGCTGCCCTACCGCCGCGACTGGAGCCCCCACGCCCGG GAATTTCTGGAGCAACATGACAGACCCCCTGAGCTGTCCCCTTACTCTGGCTGGGTGCTTGAGAAAATGCTTTCCTGTTCTCCAAAGCCGAGGCCAGTGGTTGTGTCGCCTGATGATGAATCTGCTCTCATCCATGGCCTGTCTTCTTTCACTCTTGACGATTCTCCTGACAACCAGTTGGTCTCTACACCTCTGTCAACAGAAGCCCCCAGTGAATCACAG GAGCCAAAGAATTGGAAGGTCTCAGAGAGTGCTCACGAAACCAACAAGCACAGTGCTCCTCTCTCCAAAAGCACAGGGATAGATGGCCTGATCCGGTGGCATGAGGAAATCCAGCAGTTGAAAGTGAAG GAAGAGCTGAATCAGCGGTTGGAGCTACAAGAGGAGGTGGTGAAGGCTGCCTCTGAGGAAGCAAGGGAGTTGCTCAAGCGCTTCGATGAGCTGAAGGAGCTGAAACGACATCAGGAGTGTCAGCTATTGCAACAAGAGATAGAGAAGAG CAACAAAGAAGCTTTAGGACAGCAGGAAAAGCTGAAGGAGGAGCATCGGCAGAGAGCAAAG aTGGTGAGCCGGAAACTGCGCGAAGCCGAACAGCAGCGCCAGCGGCAGGAGGAGCTGGACCGCCTTCGCCGCGAGGAGGGCCAGGAGCGATTGCGGCGCCTCTACTCCATCCAAGAGGAGGTCTTACGCATCAACCAGCAGATCGGTCTCAACTGTAAACACAAAGACTTGCCGGggattgacctctccctgtaCAGTAACCGCGGCAATCAGATCTGCGGGGAAGTGTCCGGGATTGTCCGCACGGCTAGTGAG AGAGGGTTACCCACAGAGGCAGATGTGTCCTCCGCCGATCAGGTACTCCTGGAAATGCATCAGTTGATTTCCAACATGCAGCACGAAGTTGCTTTGGCcctggaaaagaagaggaggcaggaggaggagttGGCAGCCGCAGCAATGGCAGCGGCGAATGAGCGGAAAGAGGAGTTGAAGAAACAGGAGCAGGCCAAATCCAAAGTTCCAGATCACG GGCTTCGGGTGAAAGCAGAGGAGAAGACCATGCAGTGGTACCAGCAGCTGCAGAAAGAGTCCGCACAGTGCGTGGCCGCGTTCAGCCGGTTGGCCAACAGCAAAGACAGCCAG gacaaaaaaatcaaaatggacTTACAGAAAGCGGCCACTATCCCTGTTAGCCAGATTTCCACCCGCGCAG GTTCTCAGCTGAAAGAGATCTTTGAGAAGATCCATAGTCTCCTCTCAGGGAAACCCGTCCCCTGTGGTGGCCATAACGTCTCTGTCACTCAGCATCCCGAAGGCCTCGAGTTTGTTTATTTCAAGCTGGCAGAAAAGTTCGTG AAACAAGGCGAGGAGGAGGTTGCCTCTCACCACGAGGCCACTTTCCCCATTGCCGTGGTGGCCTCCGGCATCTGGGAGCTGCACCCGCGGGTGGGGGGCCTCATCTTGGCCCATTTGCACAAGAAGTGTCCTTATGCCGTGCCTTTCTACCCAGCCATGAAGGAAGGGACATCCCTGGAGGAATATCAGAG GATACTTGGCTACCAAGTGAAGGATTCAAACGTTGAGCCGCAGGATAACTTCCTGAAGCGCATGTCTGGCATGATCCGCCTGTATGCGGCTATACTACAACTGCAGTGGCCTTATAGAGATCGACAAGGG GTTCACCCACATGGCTTAAATCACGCGTGGCGATGGCTGGCacagatgttgaacatggagcCCCTGGCAGACGTCACGGCCACCATCCTGTTTGACTTCCTGGAG GTCTGTGGAAATGCTCTCATGAAGCAATATCAAGTCCAGTTTTGGAAGATGATCTTGCTCATTAAAGAAGAGTATTTCCCGAG GATGGAAGCAATTACAAGTCCTGGAGAAATGGGCTCCCTGATCAGATTCAAACAGTTCTTGGAG AAATGTTTGCAGCGGAAAGAAGTCCCTTTGCCGAAGGGTTTTCTGCCCCCGTCCTTCTGGAGGTCGTGA